A genome region from Cucurbita pepo subsp. pepo cultivar mu-cu-16 chromosome LG02, ASM280686v2, whole genome shotgun sequence includes the following:
- the LOC111787432 gene encoding uncharacterized protein LOC111787432 — MASFTWLYIGLGLALGFLFLGIVAELYYLLWRNNKRINTTEVQHDAYNKPRSLPLIPSETNSTREITRNPLENRHGLDLEFGSGEDLLLKTTAEDDEHDEAEEEDVELMAIYNLAGQPRFLFTIKEETREDLESEDAKSRGDRSRKGSRNRSLSDIITAIETPFFTPIASPPLKASPLCSLDSYKLHEFNPLFESSAELEQNLNRMRSSPPPKFKFLRDAEEKLYRRLMEEAQKRGEILNTKNEQRKPSSSSQVLPLVSSPPEFRTLPNNKITPFS, encoded by the coding sequence ATGGCTTCTTTCACTTGGTTGTATATCGGCTTAGGCTTGGCTCTGGGGTTCCTCTTTTTGGGCATAGTTGCAGAGCTTTACTATCTTCTATGGCGGAACAACAAGAGAATCAATACAACAGAGGTTCAACACGACGCCTACAACAAACCCCGCTCACTTCCTTTGATTCCTTCTGAAACTAACTCCACTCGTGAAATTACCAGAAACCCCCTTGAGAATCGCCATGGATTGGACCTTGAGTTCGGCAGCGGAGAGGATTTGTTGTTGAAGACCACGGCGGAAGACGATGAACACGATGAAGCAGAGGAAGAGGATGTTGAGCTGATGGCGATTTACAATCTCGCAGGGCAACCGAGATTTCTGTTCACAATCAAAGAGGAAACGAGGGAAGATTTGGAATCTGAGGACGCGAAATCGAGAGGCGATAGAAGTAGAAAAGGATCGAGAAATCGAAGCTTGAGCGACATAATTACCGCCATTGAAACTCCATTTTTCACTCCAATCGCTTCTCCTCCATTGAAAGCTTCTCCTCTCTGTTCTTTAGATTCATACAAACTCCATGAATTCAATCCGCTCTTCGAATCCTCAGCAGAATTGGAGCAGAATCTAAACAGGATGAGATCCTCGCCGCCTCcgaagttcaaatttctccGAGATGCAGAGGAGAAACTGTACAGAAGATTAATGGAAGAAGCACAAAAAAGAGGCGAGATCCTAAACACCAAAAACGAACAGAGAAAGCCCTCAAGTTCTTCCCAGGTTCTTCCTCTGGTTTCTTCCCCTCCAGAATTCCGAACACTTCCCAACAACAAAATCACGCCCTTCTCTTAA